From the genome of Caulobacter sp. FWC2:
GCTGGATCTCAATCAGTGGGGCGGGGGGCTGAACCCGACCTACGCCATCGACACCTCCAACCCCGGCTCGCCGGTGTTCCGGGTGACCGGCGGCAGCCAGAACGGCAACCCGCAGCTGGATCCTTGGCGCTCCAAGAACTTCGAAGGCTCGCTGGAATACTATCTGGGTCGCGGCAGCCTGCTGAGCGTGGGCGCCTTCTACATCAAGGTCGACAGCTTCATCCAGAACGGGGCGATCACCCGCACCGACCTGCCCGACAACGACGGGGTAGTGCGTAACCGCAGCGTCTCGATCAGCACGCAGGTTCAGGGCGAAGGCGGCACGCTCAAGGGTCTGGAAGGCGGCGCCAAGCTGGCCTTCAGCGATCTGGAGTTCATGCCGTCGATGCTGTCGAACTTCGGCGTCGACACCAACTTCACCTACTCGCCGTCGAAGTCGGGCAAGACCGACCTGGCCGGAGCCTCGATCCCGTTCCAGGATAACTCCAAGTACCAGGCCAATATCGCCGCGTACTACCAGGACTCCAAGCTGCAGGCCCGGATCGCCTGGAACTACCGCTCCAAGCGCGCGGTCTCCCAGGACTTTGGCGGCATCTCGGGATTGGAGATGTACCAGGCACCGACTGAATATCTCGACGCTTCGGTCAGCTACGACGTTAGGCCGAACCTGACCGTCTACGTCCAGGGCACCAACCTGACCAGCGAGTACGAGAAGTACTACCTCACCTGGAAGGACGAGCACGCCTACAACAACGTATTCGAAGCCCGCTACGTGGCTGGCGTCCGCTTCAAATATTGATCTAGCCCTCCCCCTGCGGCCTGCCCCATCCTGCGGGCAGGCCGCATCTTTTTTGTGGGACCAGATGGCGCAAACCAACCCTGTCCGTTCGCTCCTGATCGTCGGCGGCGGCACGGCCGGCTGGATGGCCGCGACCTGGCTCGCCGGCCGGCTGGCGCGGCAGAACATCCAGATCACCGTCGTGGAGTCGCCCGACATCCGCACCGTCGGAGTCGGCGAAGCCACCGTGCCGGCGATCCGCGACTATTTCCGCGATATCGGCGTGACCGAAGCCGAGGTCATGGCCGCCACCCAGGGCACCGTGAAGCTGGGGATCGAGTTTCGCGACTGGAAGCGGGAAGGCGACAGCTTCTTCCACCCCTTCGGCCTCTACGGCATGCCCTCACGCGGGGTGGCGTTCCACCAGTTCTGGCTCAAGCGCCGCGCCGAGGGCGACGCGACTCCGCTGGCCGCCTACAGCCTGTGCACCCAGCTGGCGATGGCCAACCAGATGATGGACCCGCCGGTCTCGCCGCCCAACGATCTGGGCGTCTTCAACTGGGCGGTCCATTTCGACGCGGGCCTCTATGCACAGTTCCTGCGACGCAAGGCGACGTCCGAGCTGGGCGTCACCCATGTCGATGGCACGGTGGTCGAGGTGTCCAAACACCCCGAGACGGGCTTCCTGACCGGCGTGACGCTGAAGGAGGGCCGGGTTCTGGAGGCGGACCTGTTCATCGACTGTTCGGGCTTTCGCAGCCTGCTGCTGGGCCAACAGCTTGGCGTCGGCTACGAGGATTGGACTCATCTGCTGCCGTGCGACCGCGCCGTGGCCATGCCCTGCGAGCGCGACGGTCCGCTGACGCCCTATACTCGCAGCACGGCCCTGGCGGCCGGGTGGCAGTGGCGGATCCCTCTGCAGCACCGGGTCGGCAACGGCTATGTCTACTCCAGCCGGCATATCTCGGACGACGAGGCGACGGCGACCCTGATCTCGCGGCTGGAAGGACGGGCCTTGGCCGAGCCCAACCTGCTGCGCTTCCAGACCGGACACCGCCATCGTTTCTGGGAGAAGAACTGCATCGCTTTGGGCCTGGCCGCCGGGTTCATGGAGCCGCTGGAATCGACCAGCATCGTGCTCGTCCAGAGCGGCGTGGAGCGGCTGGGCGCGCTGTTCCCGACCCTGGACTTCGACCCTGCTCTGGCCGACGAATACAATCGCATCACCACTCTCGAGTACGAACGGATCCGGGACTTTCTGCTGTTGCACTATTTCGCCAACCGCCGCGAGGGCGAGGCGATGTGGGACCAGGTGCGTCAGGTGACCCTGCCCGAGCCCCTGGTCCACAAGATGCGGATGTTCGCCAGCCGTGGGACCATGGTTCGCTATGAGTGGGAGTCGTTCCACGATCCCAGCTGGCTGTCGATGTACGCTGGCTTCGAGATCACGCCGCGAGCCTATGATCCGATGGCGGACTACTTCACCAAGCCCGAACTGGATAGCGCTTTTAGCCGAATGCGCGCGGCGATCACGCGGGCCCGAGCCTTGGCCATGTCTCACGAGGCCTTCCTATCGAGTCTAAAGGCCTAGCCGCGGCCTGCCTGCCGCGGCGACCTGATGATTGTGGCGACGAAGCCCCGGACGGTGCGTTAGACCGGGGGCGGACCTCGTGCCGCGTTTGGGCAAAACGGGCCTTGAAGGCGGAATGGCGACGCCGGATAGGCGCCCGTCTGTCCTGCAGAGAGACCGACAGCGCGAGACCTCTCCTGGCCAGGCGGCTAGAGGCGCGTCGCCGCCGCGCGACAAATCTCCAGAAGCCAGCCGTTGGGAGAGGCCGGTCCGTCGCTGGCGCGCATGACCGCTCCAAACGGGGTTGGCGGCGGCGCGTTGGGAGGCTCGATCATCACCAGCCTGCCGCGTTTGACGCTCGTCTGGGCCAGGCGGCGAGGCAGGATGCAGACCATGTCCGAGTGGCTGACGATGTTCAAGGCGCTGAACGCGTCCTGGGTCGAGAACGGCTGATAGGGCTTTTCTCCCAAAGCGTACTGTTCGCCCCAGGACGTAAGCCGCCGCAGGCCCAGGTGCCCCGATGAGGTCCGATCCGGATCGTCATTGCCGCCGGTCACCCCAACGCGCGGGAGATGGGCCAGGGTTTCGTAATCGAGACCGGCGGCGGCGGCCGGGTGACCCTCGCGCATGACCCAGGCACCGCTTTCCTCGAACAACTGGGCGTAGCTGAATCGTCCGGGAATGGCCTCGAAACAGCCGATCACCATGTCCAGACTGCCCGTGTCGAGGTCCTCGGTCATGCCCGCATAGAGGTTGCGGAAATGAATCTCCACATGGGGCGCGGTGGTGATCACGCGTTCGGCGATCATCGGGCCCAGCACATACGAGATGTAGGTTCCCGCCGCGATGGTGAAGACGTGATGATCGACGGCGGGGTCGAACCGCTGTGTGTTGACGGCGGTTTCCAGCAGCTCCAGCGCCGTGCGGGCGGTTTCGGCGATCTCCAAGGCGCGCGGGGTCGGTCGAAGGCCCGTTTGGCCGCGGATGAAGAGATCATCGCCCACCATAGCGCGCAGGCGCCGCAGCGCGTGACTGATCGCTGATTGCGAAAGACCCAGGCGCTCGCCGGCGCGCGTGGCGTTCTTTTCTTCCAGTAAGGTGACGAACACCCGGAAGAGATTGAGGTCAGCGGTTCTGAAATTCACGGCGTTCATGGCGCCGCTATCGGCCGAGGGGATAGAAGATCGACTCTTCCTGGGTGAACCAGGGCGAGCGCGGGGGGAACCGGCGATGGGCCCTCGGGCGTCGCAAAGTCTCCGCCCGGGCTTGGCGTCGTCGACGCCGATGACGGTTCGGCCATTCCGATGCTCCCCCGAACGCCTTCGTGATCCGATCGATATCAGAATGTGTTGTGGTATTCAGAATGGCAAGCCGTCTCCAAGGCCGATGCGATCAACGCCATGCTGGCCGAGCTCGGCGGCAAGAAGGTCGCCGACGGTAATGTCGGCGAGAAGGTCAAGACGCAGAAGGCGATCCTGCGCGACTTCCTGGAAGGGGATCAACGACCGGCCCAAGGCTGCGCGCTGCGCCGCGTGAGGCCTCCGGCGCAGGTCGGCCAGATCCCCGACGTGGCCCTGACTGCGATCCCAACCCTGCCATCCTGGCGGCCGAATGAGGGGAGGGGCGGGCCGTGGCCCGCCCCGAACCCTTGGTCCCACGCCTCGCCCCGCGTCGCCGGACGCGGGGGTTTTGTCGCGCGTCCGGGGGAGAGGCCGCTCAGTCCTTCGGCGTTCTAGATCAAGGTGAAGACGTCGCCGCAGTCCTAGCCGGCGGCGCGGCCGGGAGTGACGCTTGTAAGCGCGCGAACCGATGTCGGGATGGCTCAGGTTCAGGCTGACTGGGGGGCTCGGGGGCCTTCCCGGCACCGCTCCAGCCGGCCCCGACCTCGACCCCGGCGCGGGACGAAATAGGCGACGCCTGGGAGATGGCCACCAAGAGCGAGCCGCCCAGAACCTTCTATCGTTTGCACCTCGACGACCCCTGTTCGACGCGCCGCTTTCACTAGCGCTCTTCATCGACGAGGCCGGCGACAACGCATAGCTCGCCTGGTCGCGCCCCAAAATGGAGAAGTGCCCGCCACCAAAGGCGAGGGAAGAGTCCGCTGGTGATGCGCCGGAGCGCTGCCAACTCGGAGAGGAGCGCGAACCGAACGAGAACCCTTAAGAGGCAAACGATCTCAAGCCTGCTTGCTTCCAGTAGTAAATCGAATAGCGTCGCCGTTCGATGATCACCGGTCTGCGCTCTGCACTCCTTTGCTCCAAGGTCGAGCACCGCCCCGATGGCTCTTCAGCCTATATCGGCATTCTTGGCGCTGACATCTATGCGGGCAGTCGACCCGGCCTCATCGAATGCTGGCTCACGGTCCAGTTGGATCTCGACCAAACGGCGACGTCGGGCGCCCTGGCCGTTGTGTGCGAGGGACTTGAGCAGGTCTTTCCATTCGAGACGCCTGATGGCTATTCCGACGCGGCTTTTGCCCTGCCGCTGATCATTCCCGTCCTTAGAGAGGGCAACCTTCAGCTCTCAATTCGTGATCTTGGAGCACCCGGCGCTGAGCGCTCGGTGACCTGGCGATTGAACTTTGCGCCGGGGGCCGAACGGATGAAGTCTCGAGGCGCTGGCGAACGCATTGTTCTCGTGGCCCAAGAGGCCGCTAGAACGGTCGCCGCGCAAATTGCCGGGCTTGGCTCAACACGTCACTAGGCGACGACGCCGCTCGGGCGTGAGCAGGCAAGTCCGCTCAGGCCGATACGCGTTAGTATGGCTACGCGGTCGTGGCTGATCATCTGCTGCGGGGCGTCGTGCAGCCGGTGTGGCCAGGCAAGATGTTTCGCAAGGGGCGAGGCGAAGATGAGCGAAGCGATAACCGCGCTCGTGAAATCCGTTTTACTCGAGATAGACTTCGCGATCTCGATCTATCTCGAAACGCTCGACAATGATCGCCGGCGGCCGGAGGCCGCGCGCGCACAGGCCGAACAAAGTCAGGCCGAAGCGGTTGACTTCGAGTGCGAAGAGGTCCGCGACGGAATCCTGCGAACGAAATCGTTCGAACTCGCCATCGTGGATCTATTCATGCCAGTGAAGGAGGGCATTTCGACCATCATGGAGAGCATCAAGCCTTTTTCCGGCGGCTCGAAAAATCTCCCGAGCGGACAGGGGCTCGACTACGCCCTTGCTCTCGGCGCGAACGACGCGATGGGCAAGCCGTTCTCCTCGGGCTGAAGCGCATCGCACAAAGCCAGGCACAGGCTGAAGGCCGCGAGCTCGATCGCCCCCTGTTCCAGGTCGACGCCGCGGATATGCTCGAGCAGCTGCTTGAGTACGGTGACGTTGATCTTTCGCCAGTCGTTGCGGCTGCGCCAATGAAGGATCAGCCGCTTATAGGCTTCAACTAGGAAGACCCCCGAGCCACAGGCCGGATCAAGGATCACTTCCTGGCGTTCGATCAACTGGAGACGCTACGCGCGGAGATCGAGCGCCTGGAACATCGGATCCTGGCTTGGCATCGGCAGGATGCGAACAGCCGGCGGCTCGCCACAATCCCGGGCATCGGGCCGATCACCGCCAGCGCCATGGCCGCCAGTGCACCCGACCCCGCACTCTTCCGCTCTGGGCGCCAGTTCGCGGCCTGGCTCGGCCTCACGCCTCGCGCTCACAGCAGCGGCGGCAAGGAGCGGCAGGGCGGGATCAGCAAAATGGGCGACGGCTAGGGAACTGCATCGCGCCTGGAGTCGATCTTGAGCCGGGCTGGGTGGCGCGGAAGCAGCACGGTCACACAGACGCCCTCATCAAGGGCGCGTGAGCCTGTATGAGAGCGGGGCCGTGATAGTGGACCAGCGTCTGCAGATGCTGCAGCAGCGCGCCCGGTGCAGCGCCCAGTAGGTCAAAGCCGATATTGCCAGGTCGAAGCAGCAGGTTGTCTCGACCGCTCAGATTCAAGCCGCACATCGACCATTGTGGAAAGAGCCTTTCGGTCGCTGGACCGGCGTCACGGACTTCGGGCGTCCGGTTTCGATCATCCGCGCAAATGCGCGAAAAACACGCTTGGACGTTCCTCTCAGGTCCTTCCAGGACCTGGACAAACACATAGCCGTCGGAAAGCAGGAAGCCGGTGATGCCATCCCGGCGATTATTGGCGTCCGATACCAGGAGAATGGCGCGCATGGTTTCATGCAGCGCCACCGCCGCCGATGCACTCGCCGTGCTGACATAGAGCAGTCGGAAGATGGGCGTCTGAACCAATTTCTCATCCCCCGGGGCTTGGCTTTCTCTCGATCACACGCGCCGTTCGACTAAACTTCGCGGGAACCAACGTGCAACGTCTCGCGTTGACTCCCACTAGTCCGCTAAAATCCTGTTGAGTGCCCTCGCTTGCCTGCAAATTCGAAGACAAGCGCCCTTGATGCGACAGCGTATGAGCGGCTCATCCAGTCCGTCGTCGACTACGCGATCTATATCCTGGATCCGCAAGGCTACGTCGCCAGCTGGAACCCTGGCGCCGAGCGGATCAAGGGGTACGGCGCGGACGAGATCATCGGCGAGCATTTTTCGAGGTTCTATACGCCGGAAGACCGCGATGCGGGCCTGCCGGCCGAGGTGCTGAGACGCGCCGCGGCGGAAGGCCGCTTCGCCGCCGAAGGCTGGCGCGTGCGCAAGGACGGCGGGCGCTTCTGGGCGATGGTGGTGGTCGATCCTATCTGGGACGGCGACCGGATCGCCGGCTTTGCGAAGATCACGCGGGACATCACCGAGCAGCGCGAGGCCGCCCAGGCCGCCCTCGAAGCTGAGCGGCGTTTCCGGCTGCTCGTCCAGGGCGTGAGCGACTACGCCATCTACATGCTCGATCCCGAAGGCTACGTCACCAACTGGAACACTGGCGCCCAAGCGATCAAGGGCTACACCGCCGACGAGATCATCGGCGCGCACTTTTCCAAGTTCTACACGCCCGAGGATGTCGAGGCGGGGCTTCCCGCCAAGGCGCTGGAGACCGCAAGGCGCGACGGCCGCTTCACGGCGGAAGCCTGGCGCCGGCGCAAGGACGGCAGCCGCTTTTGGGCCAGCGTCGTGCTCGACCCGATCCGTGACGATGACGGGGAGCTCATCGGCTTTGCCAAGGTCACGCGCGATCTCACTGAGCGCCGCGAAATCGAGCTTGAGCTGGAGCGTTCGCAGCAAGCTCTGTTCCAGGCCCAGAAGATGGAAGCCGTCGGCCAGCTGACCGGAGGTCTCGCCCACGATTTCAACAACCTGCTGACCGGCATCACCGGCAGTCTCGAACTCATGAAGGCCAGGCTCGCCCAAGGCCGGCTGACGGACCTCGAGCGATACATGACTGCGGCCCAGGGCGCCGCCACGCGAGCGGCGACCCTTACCCACCGTCTGCTGGCCTTCTCGCGCCAGCAGACGCTCGAGCCCAAGGCGCTGGACGCCAACAAGCTTGTCGCCGGCGTCGAGGACCTGATCCGCCGGACGGTGGGCCCTGGCGTCGAGATCGAGACCGTCTTGGCGGCGGGCCTGTGGCCCTGCTTCTGCGATCCCAACCAGCTTGAAAACGCCATCCTCAATCTCTGCATAAACGCGCGCGACGCCATGCCCGGCGGCGGCCGCATAACGATCGAGACGGCCAACACCTGGGTCGACCCGGTTGGTGCGGTCGAGCGGGACATGGCCAAGGGGCAATATGTGGCCGTCAGCGTCACCGACACCGGCGTCGGGATGTCCGCGGCGACGATCGCTCGGGCCTTCGACCCGTTCTTCACCACCAAGCCCGTCGGACAGGGAACGGGTCTGGGCCTTTCGATGATCTATGGCTTTGCCAAGCAGTCCGGCGGCCAGGCGCGCATCTATTCCGAGCTTGGGCAAGGAACGACGGTGAAGATCTACCTGCCCCGGCATAGGGGCGAGCCTTCGGACGCCGCCGAGGAACAAGCCGTGGTCCGCCCGCCCCGCGCGAACGGGGAAACGGTGCTGGTGGTCGATGACGAGCCCACGGTAAGGATGCTGATCGCCGACACCTTGGCCGAGCTTGGCTACGAATGCATCGAAGCCGCCGACGCGGCCGCAGGCTTGAAGGTGCTGCGATCGGACCTCGATCTCGACTTGCTGATCAGCGATGTAGGCCTTCCGGGCGGGATGAGCGGCAGGCAGATGGCGGACGTGGCCCGTACCCGGCGACCGGATCTGAAGGTGTTGTTTATCACCGGCTATGCCGAGAACGCGGCGATCTCCAACGGCCACCTGGAACCGGGAATGCACGTCATGAGCAAGCCATTCCCGATGGATGCGTTGGCGACCAGGATCAAATCCATCATCGAGGCGGGAGATTGAGAAAACGGGGTTGACGTTGAGCCCCTAGCACTACCGGGGCGTGGCGATGGACCTCGTTGAAAATCGCGTTCTTCTCGATCGGGCGAACGAATGTCGAGTCCCGAGGAAAGCCAAGTTCCGCGCCTGGCGTGGGGCGGCTAGGCGGCGCCACCCGAGCGATCAAATTGCGCGCGAGGATTGGCTCATTCAATTCTCCAGCCCGGCGGCCAAACCCGCGAGCTTCTCGGCAAGCTCGGCCTGTCGGAACGGCTTTGTGAGCCGCACGAAGTCGGCTGAGATACCCGACTCTTCGGCATAGCCCGAGACAATCAGGCAGTGCAGGCCAGGGTGACGGCGGCGCGCGGCGACGACTAGCTCCGCGCCAGTCATCTCGGGCATCAGGTGGTCGGTCACCAGGATCTGTATTTCGATCTCCTCGTCGAGCTTGCGGAGCGCCTGTGCGGCGCTTTCGGCTTCGACAACCCTGTATCCGAGATCAGCGAGCATGTCGGCCGTGCTGGACCTCACGAGGGTTTCGTCGTCGACGAGCAACACGGTCCCGGAATGCGGCCCAGGCGCAGACTCCGCGGCCGATGCAAGCGCGGTTGGATCGGCGCCCGACAGCGGAAGCCATATCTTCACCGTGGTGCCTTCGCCAGGAGCGCTTTCCAAAGAGAGCGCGCCGCCGAGTTGAGCCGCCAGGCCATGGACCATGGATAGCCCAAGGCCGGTGCCGCGACCGATGCCCTTCGTCGAAAAGAAAGGCTCGGTCGCCTTGACCCGAGTGGCCTCGTCCATGCCCACACCCGTATCGTGGACGCAGAGCTGCAAGTACCGCCCGGGCCTCAGCTCGGATCCATGTTGGTGGTGAAAAGTCTCCAGCCCCACATGGATCGTGAGCACCCCGCCCTCCGGCATGGCGTCTCGGCCATTCACCGCCAGGTTCAACAACGCCATCTCAAGCTGGTTGGCGTCGGCCACCGCCGAGGGCAGGTCGGACTCCAAGTCGTACGAAATCCGGACCCGTGGGCCCACTGTGCTCGCCAGCAGGCTCTCCATACCCAGGACCAGCGCCGCTAGGTCAATCGGCTGGGGTTGCAGGGGCTGACGCCGTGCGAAACCCAACAGCCGCTGCACCAGGGTCTTGGCGCGCTCGGCTGATTGGAGCGCACCATCGATCATGCGCCGCGATCGCTGATCCCCAACGCCCTTGCGCTGGAGCATGTCCAGGCTGCCGATGATCGGCATCAGGAGATTATTGAAGTCGTGGGCCACGCCGCCGGTCAGCTGTCCCATCGCGTCCATTTTCTGGCTGTGCCGAAGCATCTCGTCGCGACGGAGCTCTTCGGTGATGTCGCGGCCCACCGTATAGAAGATGCCTGATGCGGAGGCCGCGTCAGGCACCGCCGACCAGGCGAATGCGATAGCTTCGCCATCGGCCTTGAGGAGCCTGACGTGAAACTGATGCGCCGCTTCGCCTCTCGCCAAGGCGGCCACCACCTCGGCGGTCGTCCCAAGGTCATCGGGGTGGATGATCTCGGAAAACGGCCGCGTAAGCAGCTCTTCCTCCGTGCGCCCCAGAACGTGCGACCAAGCCGGGTTGACCGACTTGAGGTAGCCGTCGGTCGTCGCGACGCCGAACAAGTCTCGTGAGAGTTCGAACAGGCGCTGTCGCTGCTCGGTGTTTTGGCGCTCCGCCAGCACCTGAATGGTGGTCTCCAAGCAGGAGCAGAACATTCCTCCGATCCGCCCGTCGTCATCGCGCACCGGCGAATAGGAGAAGGTCCACCAAGTCTCCTCCAGGAAACCGCGGCGGTTCATGGTGAGCGGCAGGTTCTCGGACCAGGTGGCTTCGTCAGCCAGGGCGCGGTCCACCAGCGGCTTGATGTCATCCCAGATGTCCCACCACACTTGCTGAAACGGGCGTCCCAGCGCGCCGGGGTGCTTGTCGC
Proteins encoded in this window:
- a CDS encoding tryptophan halogenase family protein, with the protein product MAQTNPVRSLLIVGGGTAGWMAATWLAGRLARQNIQITVVESPDIRTVGVGEATVPAIRDYFRDIGVTEAEVMAATQGTVKLGIEFRDWKREGDSFFHPFGLYGMPSRGVAFHQFWLKRRAEGDATPLAAYSLCTQLAMANQMMDPPVSPPNDLGVFNWAVHFDAGLYAQFLRRKATSELGVTHVDGTVVEVSKHPETGFLTGVTLKEGRVLEADLFIDCSGFRSLLLGQQLGVGYEDWTHLLPCDRAVAMPCERDGPLTPYTRSTALAAGWQWRIPLQHRVGNGYVYSSRHISDDEATATLISRLEGRALAEPNLLRFQTGHRHRFWEKNCIALGLAAGFMEPLESTSIVLVQSGVERLGALFPTLDFDPALADEYNRITTLEYERIRDFLLLHYFANRREGEAMWDQVRQVTLPEPLVHKMRMFASRGTMVRYEWESFHDPSWLSMYAGFEITPRAYDPMADYFTKPELDSAFSRMRAAITRARALAMSHEAFLSSLKA
- a CDS encoding LysR family transcriptional regulator, with protein sequence MNAVNFRTADLNLFRVFVTLLEEKNATRAGERLGLSQSAISHALRRLRAMVGDDLFIRGQTGLRPTPRALEIAETARTALELLETAVNTQRFDPAVDHHVFTIAAGTYISYVLGPMIAERVITTAPHVEIHFRNLYAGMTEDLDTGSLDMVIGCFEAIPGRFSYAQLFEESGAWVMREGHPAAAAGLDYETLAHLPRVGVTGGNDDPDRTSSGHLGLRRLTSWGEQYALGEKPYQPFSTQDAFSALNIVSHSDMVCILPRRLAQTSVKRGRLVMIEPPNAPPPTPFGAVMRASDGPASPNGWLLEICRAAATRL
- a CDS encoding DNA methyltransferase is translated as MILDPACGSGVFLVEAYKRLILHWRSRNDWRKINVTVLKQLLEHIRGVDLEQGAIELAAFSLCLALCDALQPEENGLPIASFAPRARA
- a CDS encoding BLUF domain-containing protein; translated protein: MVQTPIFRLLYVSTASASAAVALHETMRAILLVSDANNRRDGITGFLLSDGYVFVQVLEGPERNVQACFSRICADDRNRTPEVRDAGPATERLFPQWSMCGLNLSGRDNLLLRPGNIGFDLLGAAPGALLQHLQTLVHYHGPALIQAHAPLMRASV
- a CDS encoding PAS domain-containing sensor histidine kinase → MPANSKTSALDATAYERLIQSVVDYAIYILDPQGYVASWNPGAERIKGYGADEIIGEHFSRFYTPEDRDAGLPAEVLRRAAAEGRFAAEGWRVRKDGGRFWAMVVVDPIWDGDRIAGFAKITRDITEQREAAQAALEAERRFRLLVQGVSDYAIYMLDPEGYVTNWNTGAQAIKGYTADEIIGAHFSKFYTPEDVEAGLPAKALETARRDGRFTAEAWRRRKDGSRFWASVVLDPIRDDDGELIGFAKVTRDLTERREIELELERSQQALFQAQKMEAVGQLTGGLAHDFNNLLTGITGSLELMKARLAQGRLTDLERYMTAAQGAATRAATLTHRLLAFSRQQTLEPKALDANKLVAGVEDLIRRTVGPGVEIETVLAAGLWPCFCDPNQLENAILNLCINARDAMPGGGRITIETANTWVDPVGAVERDMAKGQYVAVSVTDTGVGMSAATIARAFDPFFTTKPVGQGTGLGLSMIYGFAKQSGGQARIYSELGQGTTVKIYLPRHRGEPSDAAEEQAVVRPPRANGETVLVVDDEPTVRMLIADTLAELGYECIEAADAAAGLKVLRSDLDLDLLISDVGLPGGMSGRQMADVARTRRPDLKVLFITGYAENAAISNGHLEPGMHVMSKPFPMDALATRIKSIIEAGD
- a CDS encoding PAS domain-containing sensor histidine kinase, whose protein sequence is MFIAWGPELTFLYNDAYAEILGDKHPGALGRPFQQVWWDIWDDIKPLVDRALADEATWSENLPLTMNRRGFLEETWWTFSYSPVRDDDGRIGGMFCSCLETTIQVLAERQNTEQRQRLFELSRDLFGVATTDGYLKSVNPAWSHVLGRTEEELLTRPFSEIIHPDDLGTTAEVVAALARGEAAHQFHVRLLKADGEAIAFAWSAVPDAASASGIFYTVGRDITEELRRDEMLRHSQKMDAMGQLTGGVAHDFNNLLMPIIGSLDMLQRKGVGDQRSRRMIDGALQSAERAKTLVQRLLGFARRQPLQPQPIDLAALVLGMESLLASTVGPRVRISYDLESDLPSAVADANQLEMALLNLAVNGRDAMPEGGVLTIHVGLETFHHQHGSELRPGRYLQLCVHDTGVGMDEATRVKATEPFFSTKGIGRGTGLGLSMVHGLAAQLGGALSLESAPGEGTTVKIWLPLSGADPTALASAAESAPGPHSGTVLLVDDETLVRSSTADMLADLGYRVVEAESAAQALRKLDEEIEIQILVTDHLMPEMTGAELVVAARRRHPGLHCLIVSGYAEESGISADFVRLTKPFRQAELAEKLAGLAAGLEN